GGATCGCGAGGTGACCTTCATCGTCAACGACAGCATCGGACTGGCGAAACGGCTCGGCGCGGACGGCGTGCATCTGGGGCAGGACGATGGCGATCCGCGCGCGGCGCGCGATCTGCTGGGCCCCGACGCACAGATCGGCGTGACCTGCCACGACAGCCGCCACCTGGCGATGGAAGCGGGCGAGGCGGGGGCGGACTATGTCGCGTTCGGCAGCTTCTATCCGACGACCACCAAGGAGGTGAAGCATCGGGCGGACCCCTCCATCCTCGGCTGGTGGACGACGTTGTTCGAGCCGCCCTGCGTGGCGATCGGCGGGATAACGCCCGTTAACGCCCCACCCCTGATCGCGGCCGGTGCGGACTTCATCGCCGTAAGCGGCGCCGTGTGGAACGATCCGCAGGGCGAGGCGGCGGCGATGAAGGCATTCATGGCGGTTCTCGGCCAATAGGACGGCCTTCGGGCGAGCGGAAAAGAGGCGGGAACTTTCGACGGGCCGTGGCATTACGGCATCGCCGGTTGATCTTTGTTAAGGTCGTTCGGTTACGAAGAGGCATGTTCCCTTCGCTTTCCTCCCGCGTCGCCGCCCTCGGCACCGTCGTCATCGTCGCCCTGCTGGTGCTGGTCGCTTCTCTGGCGGACGCCTCCGTCCAGACGCGCGAGAGCTTTCGGTGGGTGACGCATTCGGGGCAGGTGATCGAAGCGCTGGAGACGGCGCTGATCAATCTGCGCGAGGCGGAATCGGGCCAGCGCGGTTTCCTGCTGACGCACAACCCCCAGTTCGTCCGCTCGTTCGAGCAGCGGGTCGCGGCGGCGCAACGCGCGCTGACGCAGGTGGACGCGCTCACGGCGGACAATGACGTGCAGAATGGCCGCGCGCGCGAACTGAAGCAGTTGATGGCGGAGCGCATCCAGGTGCTGCGCACGCCGCTGGACCTGGGCCGGCACGGCGATTTCGCGCAGGCGGAAGCCTATATCGCGACCGGCAAGGGGCGCGATCTGATGATCGCGCTGACGGCGCGCGCAACCGCGCTGCTGGAAGAGGAGCATGCGCTGCAGGCGGGGCGGATCAAGGCGGCCGACGATCGCCTGACGCATGTGAAGGAACTCGCGCTGATCGGTGGTCCGGTGATCGCGCTGATGGTCCTGTCCGTCTGCATCGTGCTGATCCGCAACATCCGTCGTCCGGTGGGGCTGATCGAGGATGCTATGGCGGCGCTGGGCACGGGCGATCGCAACCGGCGCATCGAGGACGAGATGGGATCCGAGGAATTCGCCCATCTCGCCAAGGGCTATAATGCGATGGCCGATCGGCTGGAATTCGCGGTGTCCGATCAGGTCCGCAGCGAGCGCGAGCTGAAGGTGGCGCATGCCGAGCTGATGCAGAGCAGCGAGACGCTGCGCGAGCATGGCGACGTGATCGCTTTGCTGGGCGGCATGGCGCACCGGATGCAGGCGGCCCGCACCGACGACGAACTGGCGCAGGTGATCCGCGTGTTCGTGCCGCGCGTGCTGCCGGGCAGCGGGGGCAT
This DNA window, taken from Sphingomonas sp. AP4-R1, encodes the following:
- a CDS encoding diguanylate cyclase: MFPSLSSRVAALGTVVIVALLVLVASLADASVQTRESFRWVTHSGQVIEALETALINLREAESGQRGFLLTHNPQFVRSFEQRVAAAQRALTQVDALTADNDVQNGRARELKQLMAERIQVLRTPLDLGRHGDFAQAEAYIATGKGRDLMIALTARATALLEEEHALQAGRIKAADDRLTHVKELALIGGPVIALMVLSVCIVLIRNIRRPVGLIEDAMAALGTGDRNRRIEDEMGSEEFAHLAKGYNAMADRLEFAVSDQVRSERELKVAHAELMQSSETLREHGDVIALLGGMAHRMQAARTDDELAQVIRVFVPRVLPGSGGMLFAHNNSRNLLVPIAGWGGQEAAEMDGFAPDQCWALRRGQPHFLTEPGSDIVCAHVHDTEASYHCEPLLAGGEVIGTLYLDGVVSEDASFRLSIMAENIASALVNQRLQRGLREQTIRDPLTGLFNRRYMEETLALEIARASRSGAPLSVVMCDVDHFKRFNDEFGHDAGDAVLQAVAAEMQRLFRDGDVVCRYGGEEFTIIVPGCSAETVAERVERVRQGITELNIKRSGSTLGATSMSFGVARWDESMARDGSTLVQAADAALYRAKREGRNRAVFDYLKAA
- the thiE gene encoding thiamine phosphate synthase produces the protein MDMDDEDDALALDPGFADRFERDERRPACQLYLISPPAIDESFTDRLTAAFDAGQVAAFQLRLKGIDDHAIARLAEPIRRLCADREVTFIVNDSIGLAKRLGADGVHLGQDDGDPRAARDLLGPDAQIGVTCHDSRHLAMEAGEAGADYVAFGSFYPTTTKEVKHRADPSILGWWTTLFEPPCVAIGGITPVNAPPLIAAGADFIAVSGAVWNDPQGEAAAMKAFMAVLGQ